The following proteins come from a genomic window of Alosa alosa isolate M-15738 ecotype Scorff River chromosome 2, AALO_Geno_1.1, whole genome shotgun sequence:
- the LOC125287810 gene encoding ATP-sensitive inward rectifier potassium channel 15-like, which yields MTAKKVQVRRVVSKDGHNNVKIENVEGMVKLYLHDIWTTVVDMKWRYKLTLFASTFVMTWFIFGVLFYLIGMTNGDFDSELPSNHTPCVMNVETLTGAYLFSLESQTTIGYGFRYISEECPLAIFTLVAQLVITGLAEIFVTGALLAKLARPKKRAETIKFSQSAVVCKHEGKLCLMVRVANLRKSLLIQCNLTGKLLFPYVTHEGEKTQIQQSNVDFQLDSSGECPFLSLPLTFYHVLDETSPLAGLSAENLQTRDFELLVTLNATMESTAATCQSRTSYVPQEIMWGYEFKPVLFTTPRGRYVADFNFFDKMKPCNDSTLLSNHTEKLQLEEEYRRE from the coding sequence ATGACTGCCAAAAAAGTCCAGGTGCGAAGGGTTGTTTCGAAGGACGGACACAACAATGTGAAGATTGAGAATGTTGAGGGCATGGTGAAGCTGTATCTGCATGACATATGGACAACAGTGGTGGACATGAAGTGGCGCTACAAGCTTACTCTTTTTGCCTCAACGTTTGTGATGACCTGGTTCATCTTTGGTGTTCTCTTTTATCTAATTGGAATGACAAATGGAGACTTTGATAGTGAGCTGCCTTCCAATCACACCCCCTGTGTGATGAATGTAGAAACACTTACAGGGGCTTACCTATTTTCTCTTGAATCTCAGACCACCATTGGCTATGGCTTCCGTTACATTTCAGAGGAATGCCCACTTGCTATCTTCACTTTGGTGGCCCAGctggttatcactggcctggcAGAGATCTTTGTCACAGGGGCACTGTTAGCTAAGCTGGCACGCCCGAAAAAGAGAGCCGAGACTATCAAGTTCAGCCAGTCAGCTGTAGTCTGCAAACACGAGGGCAAGCTGTGTCTGATGGTCAGGGTGGCCAACTTGAGGAAGAGCCTGCTGATCCAATGTAATCTGACAGGTAAGCTTCTCTTCCCCTATGTAACACATGAAGGGGAGAAGACCCAAATCCAGCAAAGCAATGTGGACTTCCAGTTGGACTCTAGTGGAGAGTGTCCCTTCCTCAGCCTTCCTCTAACATTTTACCATGTCCTGGATGAGACCAGTCCCTTGGCAGGTCTCTCTGCAGAGAACCTTCAGACAAGAGACTTTGAGTTGCTGGTGACACTCaatgcaacaatggaatcaactgctGCCACTTGCCAGAGCCGTACATCTTATGTGCCCCAGGAGATCATGTGGGGTTATGAATTTAAGCCAGTGCTCTTCACCACTCCAAGGGGGCGCTATGTTGCTGACTTTAATTTCTTTGACAAAATGAAGCCCTGCAATGACTCCACCCTGCTCAGCAATCACACAGAGAAGCTTCAGCTTGAAGAGGAGTATCGTAGAGAGTAA